The following nucleotide sequence is from Labeo rohita strain BAU-BD-2019 chromosome 3, IGBB_LRoh.1.0, whole genome shotgun sequence.
GCCTGCTGAACTGCTGCACTAAAACGGTAGAGCCAAATCCATCTCATTTGAAAGCAATcaaatctgttatttttaaaaaatctgtatcTGTTTTCCCACAGATGTTCTCTGAAGGTTTGTGCGATTCTGAATTAGAATCATTGAGAACAGTGATATAATAGTGTGATAATCTGAATGTCTGgaataatttttacagatgttaataaaagtatatatgtgGATAGGTGTTTTGTTGCCATGCTAGTGTTTAATGTTGATATTTTGATCTCTTAGTTGGAATGAACCCCTTTGTACTGCTAATGTTGTACACGTTGGGGACATCAGTGGTGCTGACAGCCCCCAACAAAGACGAATCCCGACCCTCAGAGGAGCCGAGGCTCTCGGTAGATCCAAAGCCCTCAGAGGAACCCACTGGCCAATGCTCAAAGGGATGCACCTGTATCCAAGATGACTACAGCTTAGAGCTCAACGTCTACTGCAGCACACGGAACTTCACCCAGGTTCCCTCCGACATCCCTCTATCGACACGCTCCCTATGGCTGGACGGAAACCTGTTCACTACCTTACCGGCGGCTGCTTTCGAAAAGCTGTCCAATCTGGAGTTCCTGAACCTACAGAGCAGTTTGCTGGTGTCCCTTGATGGCCACGTATTCAGAGGTCTGAATTCCCTTGCTCACCTGCATCTTGAGAGGAACAACATCCGTTCATTACCTGGCATAGTCTTTCAGGGCACACCCAACCTTGCATCCCTCAGTCTCAACAATAACCAGCTGTCTCGAATAGATGACAAGTTGTTCGCTGGACTCAGTCACATGTGGTTGTTGAACCTAGGATGGAATTCACTGTCTGTCCTGCCCGAGACGGGCTTCCAGGATCTACACGGATTACGAGAGTTGGTTCTTGCTGGGAATCGCCTGGTGTATCTCCAACCACAGCTGTTTCAGGGTCTCACTGAGCTCAAAGAATTGGATCTAACTGGAAACTATCTGAAAGTTATCAAGGCAAATGTGTTTCTGAAACTACCAAAGCTGCAGAAGCTTTATCTGACCCAAAACCAGATAGTGACGGTGGCACCTAGGGCATTTGTAGGCATGAAATCTTTGAGATGGTTGGACCTCAGCAGAAATCGTCTATCTGCACTTCACGATGAAACGTTCCTTGGTCTGCACAGCCTACATGTGCTTCACCTGTCAAATAACTCAATCGGTAAC
It contains:
- the igfals gene encoding insulin-like growth factor-binding protein complex acid labile subunit isoform X2 gives rise to the protein MNPFVLLMLYTLGTSVVLTAPNKDESRPSEEPRLSVDPKPSEEPTGQCSKGCTCIQDDYSLELNVYCSTRNFTQVPSDIPLSTRSLWLDGNLFTTLPAAAFEKLSNLEFLNLQSSLLVSLDGHVFRGLNSLAHLHLERNNIRSLPGIVFQGTPNLASLSLNNNQLSRIDDKLFAGLSHMWLLNLGWNSLSVLPETGFQDLHGLRELVLAGNRLVYLQPQLFQGLTELKELDLTGNYLKVIKANVFLKLPKLQKLYLTQNQIVTVAPRAFVGMKSLRWLDLSRNRLSALHDETFLGLHSLHVLHLSNNSIGNLRSGTFRDLQYLEELCLCHNQIRALGVKVFEGLGNLEVLNLENNHLQEARMGSFMGLNHLAVIKLTGSCFQSLPDQIFKGLSKLHSIHLDRSCLTKVSAQSFTSLTGLRRLFLQHNNISIIERQSFVDLQGLQQLDLRFNQLTSISSHTFNGLKNLDYLLLAGNLLRSLPAEALLPLQHLSWLDLSGNKMELILNATIYMLPRLRYLNLKDNVLVNLPASIPDGLDQLWLSGNNWKCDCSAKPFRDFILQKPQVVPLQVEMLGEGEEPHTLVTIYNNITCASPPSVSGLDLRNVGSEHFRDC
- the igfals gene encoding insulin-like growth factor-binding protein complex acid labile subunit isoform X1 — its product is MFSEVGMNPFVLLMLYTLGTSVVLTAPNKDESRPSEEPRLSVDPKPSEEPTGQCSKGCTCIQDDYSLELNVYCSTRNFTQVPSDIPLSTRSLWLDGNLFTTLPAAAFEKLSNLEFLNLQSSLLVSLDGHVFRGLNSLAHLHLERNNIRSLPGIVFQGTPNLASLSLNNNQLSRIDDKLFAGLSHMWLLNLGWNSLSVLPETGFQDLHGLRELVLAGNRLVYLQPQLFQGLTELKELDLTGNYLKVIKANVFLKLPKLQKLYLTQNQIVTVAPRAFVGMKSLRWLDLSRNRLSALHDETFLGLHSLHVLHLSNNSIGNLRSGTFRDLQYLEELCLCHNQIRALGVKVFEGLGNLEVLNLENNHLQEARMGSFMGLNHLAVIKLTGSCFQSLPDQIFKGLSKLHSIHLDRSCLTKVSAQSFTSLTGLRRLFLQHNNISIIERQSFVDLQGLQQLDLRFNQLTSISSHTFNGLKNLDYLLLAGNLLRSLPAEALLPLQHLSWLDLSGNKMELILNATIYMLPRLRYLNLKDNVLVNLPASIPDGLDQLWLSGNNWKCDCSAKPFRDFILQKPQVVPLQVEMLGEGEEPHTLVTIYNNITCASPPSVSGLDLRNVGSEHFRDC